Proteins from a genomic interval of Candidatus Desulfofervidus auxilii:
- the truA gene encoding tRNA pseudouridine(38-40) synthase TruA, whose amino-acid sequence MFNILSWLFPKLPFPDQYTVNTQQIPTRNIRCILQYRGSAYHGWQKQPKGTTIQAIVEDCLSRILNESIRIKAASRTDAGVHALMQVINFRTTSSLSTEKIWRGLNSLLPKDIAVIYVDDVISEFDAQFSAKKKTYIYLILNTTQRSPFLERYSWQILHNLDIESMKKAGNCLIGQHDFASFMGAGSDVKSTVREIFRLEIKEFSPLIIIEVEANGFLKHMVRNIVGVLIEIGLRKRHWKEIKTILDARDRRMAGINAPAKGLFLKEVKY is encoded by the coding sequence ATGTTTAATATTCTTTCTTGGCTTTTTCCTAAGCTTCCTTTTCCTGACCAATATACTGTAAATACACAACAAATTCCTACAAGGAATATTCGGTGTATTCTTCAATATAGAGGTTCTGCTTATCATGGTTGGCAAAAACAACCTAAAGGAACTACTATTCAAGCTATTGTAGAAGATTGTCTCTCTCGTATTCTCAATGAATCTATACGTATAAAGGCAGCTAGCCGTACTGATGCTGGTGTTCATGCATTAATGCAAGTCATAAATTTTCGTACTACTTCCTCTTTATCAACAGAAAAAATATGGCGAGGTTTAAATAGCCTTTTACCAAAGGATATAGCAGTTATTTATGTAGATGATGTAATAAGTGAATTTGATGCTCAATTTTCAGCCAAAAAAAAGACTTATATTTATCTTATATTGAATACAACACAACGTTCACCTTTCTTAGAAAGATATAGCTGGCAAATACTTCATAATCTAGACATAGAGTCCATGAAAAAAGCAGGCAATTGTTTGATAGGACAACATGATTTTGCTTCTTTCATGGGAGCAGGAAGTGATGTAAAGTCAACAGTACGTGAAATCTTTCGTTTAGAAATAAAAGAATTTTCTCCTTTAATTATAATTGAAGTTGAGGCAAATGGTTTTCTTAAACATATGGTGAGAAATATTGTAGGGGTACTTATTGAAATTGGACTTAGAAAAAGACATTGGAAAGAAATAAAAACCATTCTTGATGCTCGTGATCGTCGTATGGCTGGGATTAATGCACCGGCTAAAGGACTTTTTTTAAAAGAAGTAAAATATTAA
- a CDS encoding ArsA family ATPase, protein MKRIYFFLGKGGVGKSTLSISLAHYLWKKGEKVYLASIDPAHNLYDILNLPSFKGEKEVKPYFWIEEVDIDAYLKRILFEIEEKMRHLYAYLQIINLEKIFDLIKDTPGMEETATLFALKDIIKKHQEKDYIIIDTPPTGLMLKIFSLPFISKLWLEKLSKWRERILERRKIIAHVKGKDFLGKQTTILPEEDKVLHELNFQKKVISFLIQLLTDKEKSYFILVINPDELSLKEGKRIMNTLNRFNIFVNLVILNKAGLTEKKEINFFKNLPKKEVSFLKNLKDILNLTWDDI, encoded by the coding sequence ATGAAAAGAATTTATTTCTTTTTAGGAAAGGGTGGTGTAGGTAAATCTACTTTATCTATAAGCCTTGCTCATTATCTTTGGAAAAAAGGGGAAAAAGTCTATTTAGCTTCTATTGATCCTGCACATAACCTTTATGATATTTTAAATTTACCTTCATTTAAAGGAGAAAAAGAAGTAAAGCCTTATTTTTGGATAGAAGAAGTAGATATTGATGCTTATTTGAAAAGGATTTTATTTGAAATAGAGGAAAAGATGCGTCATCTTTATGCTTACCTTCAGATAATAAACTTAGAGAAAATATTTGATTTAATTAAAGATACACCTGGCATGGAAGAAACAGCTACTTTATTTGCTTTAAAAGATATTATTAAAAAGCATCAAGAAAAAGATTATATCATTATTGATACTCCACCTACTGGTTTGATGTTAAAAATTTTTAGCTTACCTTTTATTTCAAAATTGTGGTTAGAAAAACTTTCAAAATGGCGAGAGAGAATTTTAGAAAGGCGAAAAATAATTGCACATGTAAAAGGAAAAGATTTTTTAGGTAAACAAACAACTATTTTACCAGAAGAAGATAAAGTTTTACATGAATTAAATTTTCAAAAAAAAGTGATCTCTTTTTTAATACAGCTTCTTACTGATAAAGAAAAATCTTATTTTATTTTGGTCATAAATCCAGATGAGCTTTCTTTAAAAGAAGGGAAAAGAATCATGAATACATTAAATAGATTTAATATTTTTGTTAACTTAGTTATTTTGAACAAAGCTGGACTTACAGAAAAAAAAGAAATTAATTTTTTTAAAAATTTACCTAAAAAAGAAGTATCCTTTTTAAAAAATCTTAAAGATATTTTAAATTTAACATGGGATGATATTTAA
- a CDS encoding ribonuclease H-like YkuK family protein: MAKTKVKIKDIFFSPTKGEVHLEEIAELIVQTVINSDGGCRLIVGTDSKKHTDYLTYVTVIILYRIGKGGVYFYQRQRSEVGRYSLQAAIYHETALSLAVAARLDDLLKKHGLTDLEIEIHSDVGNHGKTKELIQEVVSWINASGYTAQIKPESFGASTVADKYTD; this comes from the coding sequence GTGGCAAAAACAAAAGTAAAAATTAAAGATATTTTTTTTAGTCCTACAAAGGGTGAAGTACATCTTGAGGAGATTGCTGAGCTTATTGTCCAAACAGTTATTAATTCAGATGGAGGATGTCGTCTTATAGTAGGTACTGATTCTAAGAAGCATACAGATTATCTCACCTATGTTACAGTTATTATTCTTTATCGTATAGGAAAAGGAGGGGTATATTTTTATCAAAGACAAAGAAGTGAAGTTGGCCGTTATAGCCTTCAAGCAGCTATATATCATGAGACTGCTTTAAGTTTAGCTGTTGCTGCTCGTTTGGATGATCTCTTAAAAAAACATGGTTTAACTGATTTAGAAATAGAAATACACTCTGATGTAGGCAATCATGGAAAGACAAAGGAATTGATTCAAGAAGTAGTATCTTGGATAAATGCCTCTGGTTATACTGCTCAAATTAAGCCAGAGAGTTTTGGTGCTAGTACAGTAGCTGACAAATATACAGATTAA
- a CDS encoding carbon starvation protein A: MIVSLIIIGSIIIYLFCYRFYGLYLQKKIVQPSENPTPAVRLRDDVDFVPANKYVLFGHHFASIAGAAPIVGPVIALAWGWLPALLWVWLGNIFIGAVHDYLSLMSSVRYDGHSIQWIASKVIKKRTGYLFAWFILFVLILVVAAFGAVLGKIFVAKPQVPPSYFLQIVAALILGLLLYRLRISFLLATLIGIIMLIGAIVLGMYFPINASYKTWMFIFFFYIILAASLPVHVLLQPRDYLNAWLLVAGLILGSFAILFSFKKITLFAFTSFNAPLIAHKPTPFWPVVPLIIACGSLSGFHALVASGTTSKQLSKEIEGLFIGYGSMLTEGFLSTLVIAVVSAYGLNVLAPDLATTLKTDALTFAQHYSKAINSAGGPVGLFSKAYGLAVHTILGLPKEFVTILAAMWVASFAMTTLDTTNRLARYTLTEICEPLKDILPSVFKFITNRWIASLIPAIIGIGLALTGAWSIIWPAFGGANQMLASIALVTVSAWVIRVQKRPGLICLIPALFLWLTVTLAMFWYLFVAVPAFMIKNTLQAYVIGIIVVIMLSLNFLLIYDFFKK; encoded by the coding sequence ATGATTGTTTCACTGATCATAATAGGTAGTATAATAATTTATCTTTTTTGCTACAGATTTTATGGTCTTTATTTACAAAAAAAGATAGTGCAACCTAGTGAAAACCCAACACCAGCTGTACGATTACGTGATGATGTAGACTTTGTACCAGCAAACAAATATGTTCTTTTTGGACACCATTTTGCCTCTATTGCTGGGGCAGCACCTATTGTTGGCCCAGTCATTGCTTTAGCCTGGGGTTGGTTACCAGCATTACTTTGGGTTTGGCTTGGTAATATCTTTATTGGAGCAGTTCATGACTATCTTTCTTTAATGAGCTCTGTACGTTATGATGGTCATTCTATACAGTGGATTGCAAGTAAAGTTATTAAAAAACGCACAGGTTATTTATTTGCTTGGTTTATTTTGTTTGTTTTAATTTTAGTAGTAGCAGCCTTTGGAGCAGTATTAGGAAAAATATTTGTAGCTAAGCCTCAAGTACCTCCTTCCTATTTTTTACAAATTGTTGCTGCATTAATTCTTGGTCTTTTACTTTATCGTCTTAGAATTTCCTTTTTATTAGCCACTTTAATTGGCATTATCATGTTAATTGGAGCTATTGTTTTAGGCATGTATTTTCCTATCAATGCAAGTTATAAAACTTGGATGTTTATTTTTTTCTTTTATATTATCTTAGCTGCCTCTTTACCTGTACATGTGCTTTTACAACCAAGGGATTATCTGAATGCCTGGTTATTAGTAGCAGGATTAATTTTAGGTAGTTTTGCTATATTGTTTTCTTTTAAAAAAATCACATTATTTGCTTTTACAAGCTTTAATGCCCCTTTAATTGCTCATAAACCTACACCATTTTGGCCAGTAGTTCCTTTAATTATTGCCTGTGGGTCATTATCTGGATTCCACGCCCTAGTAGCCTCTGGCACTACCTCTAAACAACTTTCTAAAGAAATAGAAGGACTTTTTATTGGCTATGGCTCTATGCTAACTGAGGGTTTTCTTTCTACTTTAGTTATTGCAGTTGTCAGTGCTTATGGTCTTAATGTTTTAGCTCCTGATCTTGCAACTACTCTTAAAACTGATGCCCTAACATTTGCCCAACATTATAGCAAAGCAATAAATAGTGCTGGTGGGCCAGTTGGGCTTTTTTCTAAAGCATATGGATTAGCTGTACATACTATTTTAGGATTACCAAAAGAATTTGTTACTATATTAGCAGCTATGTGGGTAGCAAGCTTTGCTATGACAACTTTAGATACTACTAATCGTCTAGCACGTTATACTTTAACAGAAATTTGTGAACCTTTAAAAGACATTTTACCTTCTGTTTTTAAATTTATAACCAATCGTTGGATTGCTTCTTTAATCCCAGCTATTATTGGAATCGGATTGGCTTTGACAGGTGCTTGGTCAATTATTTGGCCTGCTTTTGGTGGAGCTAATCAGATGCTTGCCTCTATTGCTTTAGTAACAGTTTCAGCCTGGGTTATTCGGGTACAAAAAAGACCTGGATTAATTTGTCTTATACCTGCTCTTTTTCTTTGGCTAACTGTTACTTTAGCTATGTTTTGGTATCTTTTTGTAGCTGTGCCTGCTTTTATGATAAAAAATACATTGCAAGCATATGTTATAGGCATTATTGTCGTTATAATGCTTAGTTTAAACTTTTTATTAATTTATGATTTTTTTAAAAAATGA